The sequence below is a genomic window from Andrena cerasifolii isolate SP2316 chromosome 6, iyAndCera1_principal, whole genome shotgun sequence.
CGAACGCTGAAGAACAGACTCATAAACAGCGATCCTGAGCGATTTGGGACCATCGTTCCCTGTAAGGGTTGCAATCTTTGCTTGTTCAGATATCGTGGCATGAATGGTGGAGTGTAGGGTGCTGGATAGTGTGTCATCTGCACTTTAAgggatcatgctcagtcaggaggccgaaaagagggtggtctttggaaattttttactcaaaagctataacacgtttctcaaaaattcttttttccttttaagaatCGCATCTAGTACTgtacatcgtaatttttttatttaaaaatatttaccaataactaagttactgtccatcactcgaaggttccatttttttggtaaaataaaaaattcaaaagaatttacttattatattatattatctagtatttgaacgaaggatttttttatccgatgcttagttttcttttaattgacgaaaatcaggcaagatttatgataaaaattgaaacttttactttaagcatcagccattttttcccaaatcaatatttcgaagaaaccttcgttcaaatactagacaatacaatataataagtaaattcgtttgaatttttcattttagatgatcgactttcgagcagtagtggtcaccgcagaagccttttattttagagaaccttcgagtgacagacaataactcagttattgataaatattttttaataaaaaaaatacgatgcacgataCTAGatacaatccttaaaaggaaaaaagattttttgagaaccgtgttatagctttcgagtaaaaaatttccaaagaccacccttttttcggcctcctgaccgagcacgaccccttaaagtCACTAAATTGTATTTCTCGTGTTCAGACACGTCAAGGCCGCCCAGAGTCCTCGAAGAAGACGGCAAGAGCTACTGGTTCACCGATCGGGACGGGATGGAAATCGACATCAGGGAGCACCGTTACCTCGAGTATGGAGAACACGGCGGGCACTTGTACGGAACCAAGTTGGATTCCGTGCGCGAGCTGATCAGAGCAGGGAAGATGTGCGTCTTGGACTGCAGCCCAGCTGCGCTGAAGATCCTCCACAACAGCACGGAGTTCATGCCGTACGTAATCTTCATAGCAGCGCCGGGAATGGAGCAATTGAAATGCTTGTACGACCTGGGGAGATCGACTGGGGCGAGCAGTCGGAATTTAACGGTAACTACGACAACTTCGTCCCCTCCTCTTCAGTACAACGATTATATGTTTCCGTTTCTTTGTTTTTACCATATGAGTAACGCTGTCGAGAATGCAACCACTGTCTATGAGTGAAACTTCCCCGTCAAACATTTGGTATTGAACTTTCGACCGGCGATGAGCGTTCTTCGGATCGGAAATGAATTACACCGAACGAAGCTGATGCCATTAAGCCATCCGCGAATAAAGGCCACTGCCAAGCGCgcttaataaaaaacaaatagcCTCGATTCGAGGAATCCCCTGAAAATCAGTtgaacaaaagaagaaacatcTTCTATCTGAAGAAACGACACCGCCGGTTAAAAAGTTACGCAAACAAACAGCAAGCTAGCCAAAACACATTGCGACTCGGCCGTTTCGAATGTTTCAAGTGACTTATCGCTGCACCTGCGGATACGAAAATATATTCTTTCCCGCTGTTCGCGGCGGTATTTCCACTCGATAGAGGTCCGTTTCCGCGAAAGTTATATTCGCGTGGGACGATCGGGATCCGCCGACGAATTCCTGGCAGTGACGTATCAGAAGCTGACGCAGTTCGAAGGAAAATCTAGGGGGCAAAGCCGGCTCCATTTACGACAGAATTTGTATAAAGTAGAGTACGTGTACCGTGGCGAGCGCTGCGCTCAAAGCAAACACTGCCGTTAAAGCATTTTACGACGCAGCCTTTTCGAACCCCTGCCTGCCAGACTGTCTGCCATCGTTCATGTAAAAGCGTGCAATTTAGTTACTGCAAATGTATCGCATGCACTTTCGCTCCACTGAGACGATCCACCGATCGATTGGTCCCATGGCAATTCGTGCCCTGGGTAGGCAACGAGCTCATATCGAAATCGTGCTCCCTGTCTTTGGTCTGCGTTACTCGAATATCTTTCTACCCACTCTACCCACTCCACCCCCCAGTTGACGTAGCGTTCTTTATTTAATCTTTCGTATGTATTTGATGTTGGCTTCGCTAGTTTGACCGCCAGAGTTCCATCAGGTACAGCTCCAGGAGAGCCAGGACGCTGGAGTCCCTTGCTTCGTTGTACGAGGTTTGTATCGCATGAATTTTTAGCGTCTTTGGTTTCCGTTGTAGGGCAATTATTTGTAGCTGTGTAGTTAGTCGCTGGCAGTCTACTGTTATTCCCAGATTAATGTGCAGAGCATCGCTATAATCGGGACGAAATTAAGTAACTCACCAGGCCACCTGTCTGTCCCTACTCTCGCACCACTCCAGTTCACAACTTTCGGTGGCCCTGGCCAGTTAATTAATTTCGTCCCGACGATATGTACAGTACAAACACCAAATACCACCTACTTATACTAGCACAAACGGTCCCAAAGTTAACAGACTCTCTCTAAAACACCTGTTCAATCGTCAAACGCCCACTGCACGCGTGACAAAACACGCATCGCCCTGAAACGCACCTGAAGCCTCGTCTCGCCACGAAGCAATGTTAAATCCAATTTCTTCATGGCTAATAGGAGGACGATCTGAAGTCCACGCTGGAGGAATCCGCGGCCCTGCAACGCGCCTACGAGAAGTACATCGACTTGGTGATCGTGAACGAGGACTTTGACAATACTTTCAGACAAGTGATAGCCGCGTTGGACGCCTTGGCCACCGAGCACCAATGGGTGCCAGTGAACTGGATCTACTAACCATGATTCCGATCAGCCCGGGAAGGAAGTGGTCGCAGGCCGGAGGCTCGTTGCTTCCGAGCGGGAAACGAGCTTGCGAATCGTTACTACCCGCGGTGAACGCGGATAGTCACCTTCGTAGCCGCAGGTCTACTTGTTCAAATCGAGCGTCGAGCGTGTCGTTATTGCGATCGCATTTACGGCATCGTGCTGTCGTGCGGCATTGCAGTTTTATGGTCGTACTATGTGTATACAGAGTCTAGTGTGTTGTATATTGTGTCGGTCGAATGTATAGGTACTTTAATTTAATGATACACTCGGCTCGATGGACGAAGCCCCAAGCGAGTAAAGGTAGCTAACGTTTCTAACGATAAAAGGATAACCTCGGGACACGGTCCGAACCATGGTTCCCCATTTTCTTCTGTTTCCACAGATATTTTGGCTACGAAGGTCGATGAGACTGTCCGAGCGACAATTTCGAGTTTCATTGCCGTATCTAGCAAGTACAATCATAGCATTTACGTTAGTTTATTTTAGGTTTACGAAACGACCCGTTCCTCCCGTCAAAATCAGCTAGCTTTTTATAGTTTATCGCGTGGCAGAATCTTGCAGAGGCCAGAAGGCAATACACGACGAAATCAAAACGGGAGAGGGAAAAGTAGCCGAAGGGAATCCGTTGAGGGAAAATTAAGCGAACCGGTCGGATTACTTTCTCGCAATTAAACAGATAATTCTTTTATACATTCCCGCGTGCCGTTCAAGGCGAAAACCCGTGAGCCCTCGAGCGGGTCGATTAAAGTAAGCATTAGACCGCCGTCCAATTAATTTTAGGATACGCCTAGGTTTTAATTTCCCCCTCGAACCAAGAGCCTGCATACACGTTCGTGCGTTTATTTACAGTAAGGGATACTTTCGTTATTTTATAGACATGTATATCTATCGTGCATTATTATCGTACTTCATGGGTCCTGTTTGTACCGCTCGTGCACGCTGAACGTATTCCTGGCATAGAGTGCCTTAATAGCGCAGCCCTTCAAACGGAGGCCTGCGGCGAAGACCTACTATGTCGAGAGGCGAGATTTTTTCTCCTATACTCGAGAGTTTTACGTAAGAAACCACGCGACTCTAATTGACACGGATTTTTCTAATGCTAAACCACGTATCGCACGCGGAAACTACGGCCGTCACGCTGTACGGGCGTATTGCCCGAAATTTCCGACCCCGCCACACGTGATACACGGAAGAATAAAGTTTATCGAGCGTTCGTTGCGAATTTGAATTAAGGAGACCCCCCTGCCACTCCCACTGTCCCTCAATGTCGCCTTATTTGCATCAAATTCTACTGATATAATCGAATTTCTCCTACCCCGAAAGTCATCCAGCCTATCCGGCTCTATTTGCAACTGGAGCAACAAATTTATTCATTCCCCAGATAAGCACAGGCCtgaaagtaaaattttaaaagaaccaGGTCGTTACATTCGTCTGTACAATTCCTAAAGTTTTGCAAGCTTATCTACAAACTGTGTATCACTTGCTACGATAACTAAGGAATCTAAATGTTAATATTTACATAACAAATATGGAGCGCAACTGTAAAAACAGCTTTAAATATAAAGAGAGCAAGTGCGCTTCTGGTTGTTCCGTGGGTTCTAAGGAATAATTAGAAAGTCGGACAGACTAACGATCGTATGtttcaatttattaacaaaagttcAGAAACAATATCTTCTTAACACTAAAACGACTTTTCTAGAACTAAAACGGTATCGCAGTCTTGAAAAATAAGCAATTAAATGGATAAAGAACAGGCTTTCAGAGAACGCGAGTTTAAATGAACCAGATGCACCAGCTCGACGGACGTGATTGGTCGCGCGATGCACACGATGCACCGGGAACGGCCAATGGCGTTCCGACGTCTGCCACATTTCCGGCTCTGTCGCGTTGTCACGTACCAGTTGCGGGAAAAGTCAGCACGCCGAGTGCAGTTCGAGCACAGTTTTGTCCCGCGTCGACgagtttattttaattaattaaacatgCAAATATTGCGGCAACTGGACGTGCACCCGAAGGTGCGCGAAGAAGCGGACATACTCGTGCGAACATTCAGTGGTGCTGTCGGTAAAGTGTTCTGACTTGCGTCACAATTTACGCGAGTACCGTCTGTCAATTCTACCGTTACGCGTTCACGATGAATTCGCTTGCAAATACGCTGGTTTTCGGGTTTGTGACGACACCGGAACAACTTCGAATAATTTCTCGCGACGCTTTCCATCGTTGCTTTGAAGATACCGCGACTCGACGATCGCAGGCGGTTAACCCCACTcgttgggattttttaaagaatctGGGATCTTTCGTTGATTTCTAGTCGCAGGGAATTATCGCCACTATTATCGCTTCCTGCGCTATCGGTTCAGCCTTCGCGCAACACGTTCACCTAAATCTTCGACTATTTTACTGCCTATTGTTTACATTCGATCGGCCGTAAATAAAGTTTATAACCTGTCCGCATTCATGGTGTATGCTTGTGTGATTTCAGTGACGATCATCAGCACCATCATCATGGGTATATTGTTTCTGTCCGAAGTGAATTATTACCTCACGCCAACTTTAAGCGAAGAACTGTTTGTAGATACCTCGAGGGGTTCTAAGTTGAGAATCAACTTGGACGTAATAGTTCCAACGATATCTTGCGATCGTAAGTGTATGACTCGCGAGAGGTATTTATTTCTGAGGAACGTATTAAACCCGGCGGCTTTCAGTTTTGTCGATAGACGCGATGGACACAACCGGGGAACAGCATTTACAAATAGAGCATAATATATTTAAGACGCGATTAGATTTACACGGTAAAGCCATAGAAGATCCACAGAGGACAGGTACGTAACAGCAGGAGGGTCGCTGAGAAACTACTATTCGATGTAACACGAGatcttttatttcattctagACATTACTGACACAAAAGCGCTTAGCAAAACTAcggaagaggtaactaaattaTCTATCGTTCGCGTATTCGAATTTAAGCACTCCTAGCTTGGGAGGTTGTATTAAGTAAACCGCAATTTCTTCTAGACGGTGGAAAGTACTACCGAAGAAACATGCGGGGATTGTTACGGAGCTGCTAGCGACACgcacaagtagaaaataaaattacagacATTTATAAAATGTATTACGAAAGAGTTCTTATACGTTTAATGGGATTAACCTTGCAGATGTTGTAACACTTGCGAAGAAGTGAGAGAAGCCTACAGGCTGAAAAATTGGGCAGCTCCTGTTCCAGGATCGATAAAGCAGTGCCAAAATGACAAGTCCGTAGAAAGAATGAAGACTGCTTTTACGCAAGGATGTCAGATCCATGGTTATATGGAGGTAAATAGAGTGGGAGGAAGCTTCCACATCGCGCCCGGCGATAGTTTCTCCGTTAAACATGTACATGGTAAGTTTCTCGGAATTCTtggcacgcacgcacgcacactacATAGTAGTATTATCGTTTATTTAACGTTCACAGTGCACGATCTTCAACCTTATACATCAACTCAGTTCAATATGACGCACAAGATTCGCCATCTAAGCTTCGGCCTGAACATTCCAGGAAAAACGAACCCTATGGATGATACCACTGTCGTCGCAATGGAAGGTATGTCCTTGCTCcttagaaatattttattaagaaaTCAACAAAGTACTCTTACATTATAATCCTTTGTATCCTAAATTGTGAACGTAACAGTCTCCGGGTACTAGCATCTTATGCCAGTCCCTATGGCCATAAAGGTACCAAATGTTCCACCACCTTGAAGCATCACTTTCCCAACGTTGTTTATCA
It includes:
- the LOC143370362 gene encoding endoplasmic reticulum-Golgi intermediate compartment protein 3 isoform X1 — encoded protein: MQILRQLDVHPKVREEADILVRTFSGAVVTIISTIIMGILFLSEVNYYLTPTLSEELFVDTSRGSKLRINLDVIVPTISCDLLSIDAMDTTGEQHLQIEHNIFKTRLDLHGKAIEDPQRTDITDTKALSKTTEETVESTTEETCGDCYGAASDTHKCCNTCEEVREAYRLKNWAAPVPGSIKQCQNDKSVERMKTAFTQGCQIHGYMEVNRVGGSFHIAPGDSFSVKHVHGKFLGILGTHARTLHSSIIVYLTFTVHDLQPYTSTQFNMTHKIRHLSFGLNIPGKTNPMDDTTVVAMEEAMMFHHYIKIVPTTYVRADGSTLLTNQFSVTRHARQVSPFSGESGMPGIFFSYELSPLMVKYTEKAKSFGHFATNTCAIIGGVFTVAGLIDSLLYHSLRAIQKKIELGKYN
- the LOC143370362 gene encoding endoplasmic reticulum-Golgi intermediate compartment protein 3 isoform X2; its protein translation is MQILRQLDVHPKVREEADILVRTFSGAVVTIISTIIMGILFLSEVNYYLTPTLSEELFVDTSRGSKLRINLDVIVPTISCDLLSIDAMDTTGEQHLQIEHNIFKTRLDLHGKAIEDPQRTDITDTKALSKTTEETVESTTEETCGDCYGAASDTHKCCNTCEEVREAYRLKNWAAPVPGSIKQCQNDKSVERMKTAFTQGCQIHGYMEVNRVGGSFHIAPGDSFSVKHVHVHDLQPYTSTQFNMTHKIRHLSFGLNIPGKTNPMDDTTVVAMEEAMMFHHYIKIVPTTYVRADGSTLLTNQFSVTRHARQVSPFSGESGMPGIFFSYELSPLMVKYTEKAKSFGHFATNTCAIIGGVFTVAGLIDSLLYHSLRAIQKKIELGKYN